From the genome of Methanofervidicoccus abyssi, one region includes:
- a CDS encoding toprim domain-containing protein, translating to MKRNSHLQKLIEVIEELKYENSLGIPIIVEGKRDVQSLRKLGIEGIIIPISKVPIFEVVDVLVEEGIKEVILLTDFDRAGRQYAKEIVVEFESKRIKVNRSFRRDILRYAIGLKDIESLYNYVLKNCGEYFIDDW from the coding sequence ATGAAGAGAAATTCACATCTCCAAAAACTTATAGAAGTTATAGAGGAGTTAAAATACGAGAACAGTTTAGGGATCCCTATAATAGTAGAGGGTAAAAGGGATGTCCAATCCCTTAGAAAATTAGGAATAGAAGGTATAATCATCCCTATCTCCAAGGTACCTATCTTCGAGGTTGTAGATGTACTAGTAGAAGAAGGCATTAAAGAGGTTATACTACTTACAGACTTTGACAGGGCTGGGCGACAATACGCCAAAGAGATAGTAGTAGAGTTTGAATCCAAGAGGATAAAAGTAAATAGATCCTTCAGGAGGGATATACTGAGATACGCCATAGGGTTAAAAGATATAGAGAGCCTCTATAACTACGTACTTAAAAACTGTGGAGAATACTTCATAGATGACTGGTGA
- a CDS encoding 2,5-diamino-6-(ribosylamino)-4(3H)-pyrimidinone 5'-phosphate reductase has product MSNTLKPYVISNVGMSLDGKLATVNNDSRISGAEDLKRVHRLRAMVDGIMVGIGTVLKDDPRLTVHKIDTTPRKNPVRIVVDSKLKIPLNARVLNREAKTIIATTSKMSREKEKKLKMLKKLKHVDIIETDGDRVDLKKLMEVLYKNGIRSILLEGGGTLNWSMFKEGLVDRVSVYIAPMIFGGKNAPTYVDGEGFKSVEECVKLKLERYYLMDGGIVLEFEVVKNPDKNK; this is encoded by the coding sequence ATGAGTAATACTCTGAAACCTTACGTTATATCCAACGTTGGGATGTCATTAGATGGAAAATTGGCAACTGTAAATAACGACTCGAGGATATCGGGAGCTGAAGATCTAAAGAGGGTCCATAGGTTAAGGGCGATGGTAGATGGTATAATGGTAGGTATAGGAACTGTACTCAAGGACGATCCAAGGCTAACTGTCCATAAGATAGATACAACTCCCAGGAAAAATCCAGTTAGAATAGTTGTAGATAGTAAGTTGAAGATTCCACTCAACGCCAGGGTGTTAAACAGGGAGGCTAAAACTATAATAGCCACAACCTCCAAAATGTCCAGAGAGAAGGAGAAAAAATTAAAAATGTTAAAAAAGTTAAAACATGTGGATATTATAGAAACCGATGGAGATAGAGTAGATTTAAAGAAGTTGATGGAGGTACTCTATAAAAATGGTATAAGGAGTATCCTATTAGAGGGAGGAGGTACTTTAAATTGGAGTATGTTCAAGGAAGGCCTGGTAGATAGAGTTAGTGTATATATTGCTCCTATGATATTTGGGGGTAAAAATGCTCCAACTTACGTAGATGGTGAGGGTTTTAAGAGTGTAGAAGAGTGTGTAAAGTTGAAGTTGGAGAGATACTATCTTATGGATGGTGGTATAGTGTTGGAGTTTGAAGTTGTTAAAAATCCTGATAAAAATAAATAA
- a CDS encoding DUF6677 family protein: MDEMEIIRIKEFVKDMDKAQKIIYYEVKRKNVGLAVYLSIMIPGAGHMYLEKVGKGVILLILVVILMVLGSLLTIVLIGVLLLLVAIIIWVYIIYDAYKSAKSYNSQLYSIIFDED, translated from the coding sequence ATGGATGAAATGGAAATTATTCGGATTAAAGAGTTTGTAAAGGATATGGATAAAGCACAAAAAATTATTTATTATGAGGTAAAGAGAAAGAATGTTGGACTTGCAGTATACCTGAGTATAATGATACCAGGGGCAGGGCACATGTATCTTGAAAAAGTTGGGAAAGGAGTTATATTACTCATACTCGTAGTAATTTTAATGGTATTAGGATCACTCCTAACTATAGTTCTTATAGGAGTTCTTCTTCTTTTAGTAGCAATTATTATTTGGGTATATATCATTTATGATGCTTATAAATCAGCAAAAAGCTACAATTCTCAGCTTTATTCTATAATTTTTGATGAGGATTAA
- a CDS encoding DUF2202 domain-containing protein: protein MRKLLGLFLIGALFLSVLVAGCINTRTTTSTQISSTENQGSSDQIPVNVNENGGIGMSKLKTYIDSILAGQLTQEEKDGLFYMVEEEKLAHDVYTKLYEKWGLQIFSNIAKSESTHVEAVRLLLQKYNLTDPTQNEGVGEFQNEKLQNLYDKLIEMGMKSKVDALKVGALIEETDIEDLQKWISLTNKVDIITVYENLMAGSRNHLRAFVGQLERIGVTYEPQVLPKDEFEEIINSSMETGRGGGRGPLK from the coding sequence ATGAGAAAGTTGTTAGGTTTGTTCCTTATAGGGGCGCTGTTCCTCAGCGTCCTTGTGGCAGGATGTATAAACACGAGGACAACAACCAGCACTCAGATTTCAAGCACAGAGAACCAGGGTAGCTCGGACCAGATACCTGTGAACGTCAACGAGAACGGCGGCATCGGAATGAGCAAACTTAAGACCTACATAGACTCGATTCTAGCCGGCCAATTAACGCAGGAAGAGAAGGACGGGCTATTCTACATGGTCGAAGAGGAGAAGCTGGCGCACGACGTTTATACGAAGCTCTACGAGAAGTGGGGGCTCCAGATATTCAGCAACATCGCCAAAAGTGAGAGCACCCACGTCGAGGCCGTTAGGTTGCTCCTTCAGAAGTACAACCTTACCGATCCCACGCAGAACGAGGGAGTAGGTGAGTTCCAGAACGAGAAGCTCCAGAATCTCTACGATAAGTTGATAGAGATGGGCATGAAGAGTAAGGTTGACGCGCTGAAAGTTGGGGCGTTGATAGAGGAAACCGACATAGAGGATCTCCAGAAGTGGATTTCTCTGACGAACAAGGTGGATATCATAACGGTCTACGAGAACCTCATGGCGGGCTCAAGAAATCATCTCAGGGCCTTTGTTGGCCAGCTAGAGAGGATTGGAGTCACATACGAGCCGCAGGTTCTCCCCAAGGACGAGTTTGAAGAAATTATAAACAGCTCAATGGAAACCGGCCGAGGCGGGGGCAGAGGTCCCTTAAAATAG